The Haladaptatus sp. R4 DNA segment TTTTTACTACTCTCTAGAATAATATTCGACGACTCTGGACTATTTAAAAACGTATGTCAACAACCATACGACAGTGGTTCTCCATCCTCGGTACGGTGATCCGTTCCACCGGTACGGCACCGGTACGGCACCGGTACGGCACCGGTACAGCACCGGTCGACGCGCTCGACGAGCGCGTCGTCAGATCTCGGTTACGCGTTCGTGTCGCTCGTCGACGGCGGCGGCGTCCTCGGGCAGCAGCGCGGCGACGAGATATCCGGCGTACTCGCTGAAGTACTCGATGAGCGTTCCGATCCTGTCCGAATCGATCGCTTCGAGCGAGTCCAACAGGATGAACGGCACGTATTCGTACACTTCGTGCACGAGGTACCCGGCGAGGGCGAAGACGAGTCCCGTCACCTCACGCTCGCTTTCGCTGAGGTGGTCGATGGTGTCCTCGTACGTCGTCCCCGATTCCGTGCTTCGGATCACGTGCAGGTTGAACACGCTTTTGGTGACCTTACGGCGTCCCTCCCGAACGTTCCGTTCGGTTCGGTCGATCCAGATTCGTTCGAGGTTGGCGTAATCGAGCAAGTCGAGCACGGTCTCCATGTGCTCGTTGAACTGCTCGACCGCTTCGGCCTCCGTCCTGTCGATCCGCGTCCGGAGGTCCGCCAGTTCCTCCCGAACGTCCTCCCGCCGTTCCTCGATCCGCTCGCGTTCGCCGACCTGCGCTTCGATCTCCTCGATTTCGGCCTCGACGTCGTCGAGGTCGGATTCGAGTCGCCCGAGTTCGAATTCGAGTTGATTCGCCTCTTTGTGAAGCGCCAGCACGTCGCTGTACTCCTCCTGTTCGAGTTCCTCGACCCGTCCTTCGAGGTCTTCGATCTCTTCGGTCAACTCCGTCCGTGTCCCGCGCAGGTCGTCCAACCGGGCTTCTCGGTCTTCGAGTTCCGATTCGAGTTGGTCGAGGCGCTGTTCCGTGCGTTCACGCTGTCGCTGTGCCTCTTCGAGTTCCTGTTTTTCGTCCCGAAGTTCGGATATCTCGGATTCGAGCGACGAGCGCTCGGCGTGTTTCTCCCGTCGAAGTTCGTGAAGCCGTTCGACCGTCCCCTCGATCGACGATTTTTCGACCTCCGTTCCGCACGTCCAACAGACGACCGTTTCCGTGTCGGAGACGAGTTGGTCGGTGAGGGACTCGTTCGACTCCGCGTGCCCTCCGTGCTCTCCATCTCGAAGCGCCGAGAGCAGTTCAGGGCTCGTTCCCTCCAACATCTCCTCGTTGAACTGAATGATGGTCTGGAGTTCGGCCATCGTCGAATCCAGTCGTTGTTTTTCATCTCGCCGTTGCTGGATTTGCTCCGTGATCATCGATACGTCCGTCTCCGAGGCATCCGAATCGTCCGCCTGTTCGTCTTCGAGCGACGAAACTTCGTCCCGAAGCGCCTCGATGCTTTCCTCCTCGGTCGAGATGTTGTACCGGATATCCTCTAGCCGCGAGCGCGTGTCGCTCAGTTCATCGAGTTTCTCTTCGAGTGCGGCCTTCTCGGATTTCGACTCGCCGACGTCCGCATCGGCGTCCTCCAACTCGGCTTCCTTCTCGGCCAGTTCGTCCTGTTTCTCCTCGATCTCGGTTCGCAGTTTGGTTCGTTTCTCTTCGAGCCCCGGAAGTTCATCCTTGAGCGAATCGAGTTCGTCGAGTTCGTCGTCGAGTCGCCGTTTCTCGTCCCGCAGTTGTTCGATCTCGGCCTGAATCGCATCGGTGTCGATGGGGCGCATGATGAGGTCGCGCAGGTCGTCCCCGCGTGCGACCGCGCGGCGCGCCTCGTTCGATTCGAGCAGGAACGCGAAGAGGTCCGCGAGCTCCGGGTCGGCGAGATACGGGTCGCCGCTGGTCACGACCGTCCCGTTCTGGCGGGTCAACGTTCGCGTGTACGATTTGTCGCCGATAGTCATCTCGACGGTACCCTCCTCTGCGTCCCCTTTCAGCGAGGATTGGTCGCTACCGAGTGCCGCCATTATCGCCTGTAGCAAGGAGGTTCTGTTCGTCGCGTTGCGACCGGTGAGGGCGGTCACTCCGGGGGAAAAGCTGACTTCCGTTTGGTCGATGCCGCCGATGTTTTGGACGCTTAGATCCACCTGGTTCAAGGCTTTATCCGATAGTTCCATACGAACTCGTTGTGCTTCCTCCAATATAAATGGTTCATTTTCAGCGTGAGAAAATTACAGTACTATCCTTGTAATGGGCCTGGGTTCGTTGGCTTTGACTTATCGGACGGTCCGTCGATCGATGTGGATCGCTTGTTGGAGGACGAAATTCTGTGTCGTTTCGGTGCGCCGAGTCAATCGCATTCGGATAAGCCACGCTAGAGGAATACAGTAACTATCCGAATACGTCCGACACAAAGGTAGAATCCATGACCTTTCTGGAGTAACTTTGCTGTCTGCCGAGGGACCATCTTCGGTGTGAAATACTGTGGAATACTGTAAATAATCGTAAAGTGTTCTTGGAGAGTGGATCCGGCACTATCATTAATAAATTTGGGTAATATCCACGATTTATAACTCTCTCTTCGATAATTATTCTTTTATTGCTCGTGATCGTCCATCATATACTCAGATTCTAAAATCGGATTTTGAAATATTTCTGTGGGATTTAAATTTTCTTGCCGCTCTGTTACTCCTCCGCTCGTCGTGTTCGCCCGACTCCCTCATACGTTCGGACTCTTTTCTGGACCTCACGAGTGTTATCCGTGTTTTTACAATAGGTACCTTAACTGTAGTAGCTGTGCCACCTATTGTACCTCAACAATCTACTTACGGCAATTTTATATCCTCTCGGCAGAATGGCTCTTACAACCGTCGAAACGAATGTACGAGTCATAATAGGTGGCTCTTGCAGCTGATCCATCTATCAAGAATCGAGAATTACGACGGGCAGGTCACACAATGGCAGCTACCGAAGACACTCCACGCGCCGTAAGCGTGGTCATCCTGAAGGGCGGCGTCGGCAAATCAACGATCTCGATGAACCTCGCGCGACAGCTTTCCGAACGCGGTCGCGTCCTGTTCGCGGACCTCGATCCGAACGGCCACGCGACCAACGGTCTCGGCTTCGGGACCGTCTATCGGGGGGAGACGAACCTCGGGGACGTTATCCTCGACAACGGGGACGCGACCGTCTCCGACCTGATCCAGGAGACGAAGTTCGGGTTCGATCTCCTTCCGTCGTCGGATTCGCTCGAAGACGTGGAAAAGGACCTCGCGGGGGCATTGCAGGGCTCCGCACGGGTGAAGACGAAAATCGTCGACCCACTGCTCGGCGAGCGGTACGACTACATCGTGTTCGACTGTCCGGCCTACCCCGGCATGCTCAACAACAACGCGTTGGTCGCTTCGGGCAACGTCATCATCCCGCTCGAACCCGGCTCCAGTTCCATCGGCGGATACAAACGCACGATGGAGCGACTCATCACCCCTTCCCGGGAGTATATCGACATCGACGTGCTCGCGTTGGTCCCGAACAAACTCCGCGAACGGATCGACCATCGAACGGAAGACCGCGAACTGCTCGAAAACCTCAACACCGCCGACGCGACGGAGGGAAAAGTCCCGAACTTCGCGCGGATCACGGCCGACCAATTCGACGCCATCGATAATGGAGAGATGAAACCCCCGAAACCCGGAATCCGATACAGCGCAGCGCTTTCGAAATCGTTGAAAGCACAGCAGCCACTGATGGACTACGATCCCGACAACAGCCAACTCGAAAACTTCGACGAGTTGGCCACCATCGTCGCCAACGGAGGTGTCGAACGATGACCGATGCGAACCCGTTCGACGATTTGGGAGCGGTCGAGGACGACTCGGACGACACGGCCGAGGGTTCGAACGACCCCGTCGTCGAATCCACGGACGCCCCCACCTCGCCGGAGGCATCGTCGGACCAGGGATCGGACCGAACGGAGGAGTCGTCCGACCCCGTCTCGGGACCGTCGTTCGACTATTCCGAAGTTCGCCAGCGCCCCCTCTATGCGCGCGGCGAGACGTGGGACGAGTTCGAGGACGCGATTGGAATCTCCGTCGTTCCCGAACTCCGTCGGGAGGGTATCCGCGACGAGGAAAAGCGTGAGATTCACGACGCCGTCCTCTCGCTCGCGGCTGAAGAGCCGGAACGGATCGTCGAACTCATCATCGAGCGACGGCGCGACCCGGAGCGATAGTCAGGCGGGATTCGTCGCCTTTAGCGAAAACGTGAACGGTAGCTCGTATTCTATCTCGGGAAGCCGCCATCGGTCGTCGCCGTCCGGTTCCATGGCTTCGAACCGATCGAACGTGGCCCACGGGTGTTCGTGGAGGAACTCGATTCTGAGGCCCGCATCGATCAGCGCGGTGACGATGTCCTCCATCGAGTGCGAGAATCCGTGCGAGCGCTGATTTTCCAGGCCGAAGTCCCACCCAGCGTAGCTACCGTCGAACTCCTCGGTGACCGCCTCGGTGTTGAAGTAGGGATGTGCGACCTGCAAGCTCTCGGCGGTGCTTTCGTACGCGAAAGGGTTCGTCAGCGGATGTCCGTCCGCGATGTAGAACGTCCCGCCGGGTTCGAGGTGGGTGGC contains these protein-coding regions:
- a CDS encoding archaea-specific SMC-related protein codes for the protein MELSDKALNQVDLSVQNIGGIDQTEVSFSPGVTALTGRNATNRTSLLQAIMAALGSDQSSLKGDAEEGTVEMTIGDKSYTRTLTRQNGTVVTSGDPYLADPELADLFAFLLESNEARRAVARGDDLRDLIMRPIDTDAIQAEIEQLRDEKRRLDDELDELDSLKDELPGLEEKRTKLRTEIEEKQDELAEKEAELEDADADVGESKSEKAALEEKLDELSDTRSRLEDIRYNISTEEESIEALRDEVSSLEDEQADDSDASETDVSMITEQIQQRRDEKQRLDSTMAELQTIIQFNEEMLEGTSPELLSALRDGEHGGHAESNESLTDQLVSDTETVVCWTCGTEVEKSSIEGTVERLHELRREKHAERSSLESEISELRDEKQELEEAQRQRERTEQRLDQLESELEDREARLDDLRGTRTELTEEIEDLEGRVEELEQEEYSDVLALHKEANQLEFELGRLESDLDDVEAEIEEIEAQVGERERIEERREDVREELADLRTRIDRTEAEAVEQFNEHMETVLDLLDYANLERIWIDRTERNVREGRRKVTKSVFNLHVIRSTESGTTYEDTIDHLSESEREVTGLVFALAGYLVHEVYEYVPFILLDSLEAIDSDRIGTLIEYFSEYAGYLVAALLPEDAAAVDERHERVTEI
- a CDS encoding ParA family protein yields the protein MAATEDTPRAVSVVILKGGVGKSTISMNLARQLSERGRVLFADLDPNGHATNGLGFGTVYRGETNLGDVILDNGDATVSDLIQETKFGFDLLPSSDSLEDVEKDLAGALQGSARVKTKIVDPLLGERYDYIVFDCPAYPGMLNNNALVASGNVIIPLEPGSSSIGGYKRTMERLITPSREYIDIDVLALVPNKLRERIDHRTEDRELLENLNTADATEGKVPNFARITADQFDAIDNGEMKPPKPGIRYSAALSKSLKAQQPLMDYDPDNSQLENFDELATIVANGGVER